The window CTTGATAAGATGTCATAATTAGTTACCATTCATGTTTAGAAAGTGAGGTTATACAATTTAATATATAAGTCAATCTAGGATCCTCTTTGCTAGTACTTCTTTTAACTTGCATTCATATGCTTCAGTTAATGCTTTTAATACTCCTAGTGAGCTTGCTGAAAGACATGGCTTCAGCGTGGTGGAACGTTTTGTCGGACATGGTGTTGGGAAAGTATTTCACTCTGAACCGATTATTTTGCATCATCGTGAGTCATCTAACTCAATATACTTATGATTATGCCTGAGTGAGAAGTTTGAGTCTCTGAAAGGGCCTTGAATCATGTTCACAAGTCCTTTGTTAGATCCAAGACATTATTGTTCTTATCATCACTCTCTCACACATATGCAATAACTTGACAGTTTGACTAGGTTAGTCTCTTGCTTAAAACTCATATACTCCAAAGATACCAGTATGACAAGATACTAATCCATTGTTTCTGATAGCTTGACAATTGCCTTTAGGCAATTATGAGGCAAGGTAGGGGCTCACACTTTACCTTATGTGATCTTAATTGAGGGTCTTCTTGTTTGGTCCCTTATTGGAAGTTGAAACCCCAGAGGTCTGGATGTATTGGCATCCTGATAAGATGTCAAATTGAGTTGGGTAAGCTATGATCCCCTAGTAGACCAACATCAGGAAATATTTATTGGATTAATAGATATATTAATTTCACTTAGATAtaagaatttcaatatcataattAAAAGTTTGTGAACAAAGGGTTGTTAAGCTTCTAGTATAGCTGGTTGAGGCATGAACTATTCACTGTGAAGCTGTAGGAAGATAGTTGGCAGACATCAGGGTGGCTTAGAATCTTGTAGCAGATATAAAGCAGATTACTTATTAATTAAATAATAGCAAATTGCCATGATCAACCATTGATTTTGTTATTGTCATGTAATGTTGTAACATGAAACTGGTTATGTATTACTATACTCTTTTCTTATTTGGAGATAGAATGAGATGGTAAGGATGGGGAGGAACCCTTGACGAAATTTCAAGAAAGAGATTTACTCATAGACATTTATATACAAGGCTCTTTTTTCCTTAAAACTATAGTTCAGAACTTGATCAAACTCTTAAATATATGGATATGTTATGGAGACTACATTACATGAGCAGGTACATTTGTTGTGTACATATAGATATGTGTTTAggctatttttttatttgtatctGTGACATATGCATGTTAAGATTGCTTAGCATCTAACATTATTCAAATTTTGCTCATCGGAATTACAATCTTCAATTTGACAGGTAACGATAACCCTGGTTATATGGTTGAAGGTGAAACATTTACCATTGGTATGTTTCTTGTACATCATATCTCTGGAATATTCTACTTCAGAATAATCTTTTTTCTTTCAGTTTTTGTTGCATTATTTGGAACTTTAAAGAGATGATAAGTATGTTTTCATGGTTAAGCCATTGTTGATCCTTCTGATAAAATCATATGCATACATTGGGCAGATCTTCCAGAATTAGTTGTTATCTTCATGCTTATGATTGCATGTTCAGAATAGTAATAGTAGTTTCCTATTGGTCAAGCTATGTTTTAGGCATTCAGTAGTTGAGAGTGGTTAATTGATGGTTGGCATTTGGAAATTGAATTGGAGGTCAGGAAAGTTATGTATGACTACGCAGACAATTATTGATGTAGAATGCAAAATGTGTCATCAGTCATGACATCAATTCTAATTGCATAATTGAGCGTGTAGAAATACAAAAGGAGAAATGATGTTTTGTTGAACTTACAGCTGCTGTTTTCTACATTATGCCAAGTTGGTCCCATCCAAACTTTTGAGAGATTTGAACTTGCAAAATTATCCCACTTCTGAAGCAAATGAAAAGTTACCACTCCTTTGCCCCATAATAACCTATATTATTGCGAAGGAACAGCTTCAATGAAGCTGACAGACAGTGATTAATGTTGTCTACACACTAAAGGatttgcgatacatcatgagttaTGTTCAGCCTCTGCTCCCAAAATTTTACTGCCTTTGAACATGCATTTTTAGAGTTAtcaataacatgcaaatttcGTACTGTATCGACgtatcgagctttgctcgataCAATATGATATGAGCGTACCGAGCGATTTGCAAGGACATACCGCTTGgtacatgtgtgtgtgtatatatatatatatataaataatataatataatataatataatataaaaattaaacttaccaaaaaaaataatataaaattaatatataaaaaatataaaaaatataaaggagGCGTACGTTGCCTCGGcgtctccttttcttctcctcatctgtggCATTTGATGAAGACATCAAAAGCCGTAGACGTATCCGCcctattgtcacgaacggtcgtcgcgcacccgcaacaactccgttcaacgaaccgttcgtcgctcacacccgcatgtacagctgcttgacagcatgttttcttatggttttgggtcattttgcttgtaaatatgtaagttcgaacaagctgcagcgttgcaaagcgaccgttcaccgaaccgagcaaaacagctccgttttcgcgtgccgcgggaggtgagcggagtgctgcctccgctcaccaaaatgtcagccagctcagaccccaggaaccccccgggtggcacatggctggatggggcttcggttatataccggacgttgaacactctttcgcaagttcgcacgtgacctttacgggaacttggtgttgcgtccgggaccaggtgagcggctgtttgtgggcttgcagctgttcgttcatccttgaaagccttgttttcctccctctccctcttttctcttgtgcacacaaggtgttcgacgaattgcttgtaaagctttccttttcgcgagacttcgggacttgtccgttgctcgttctttcgatctaactctctttctcttttacaggtccttcgggacctgcgagaggttacaaagtgggctgatccttgcggagcaagatcgcaagggtgaagcgcgacttaggcaacgcaagctaagttcgcgtctttgccgtaagagtgactcgcgacttaggcaacgcaagctaagttcgcgtctttggccgcaagggtgccgcacgccttaggcaattccagctaaggtcgtgacactatGGCGACTAACATGGTGAAGAAGAAGCCGAGTCGTTGTCACTCTGTTACCTCATGGATCGGGATCGTTGAGGGAGAGTGGCGTCGAATCGGGAAGCGTCGAGGTTCTCTTGATTCTCctgtttcttctccctcttctccatcgacgcttcttcttccctcgtcCCAGCAAGGCTGATATCGCCCGGTAGCAGGCGGTGAcgatcgaaatcgatcgttactgACCTATTTCGGACAGTAACGGTCGAAATATCGACTATTACTGCCTGATACAACCTTATATTATCCGATACAAGGCTAGATCAatggtaccgctcggtagcgAGTGGTCAGTGTACCGGTCTACTAGTGGACTGGTACGTACCATCCGGTATGAGCGATATCATTTGGTATTGTAATCCTTGATCAATAATCAGCTAATCTTTTTCTTCCTTGTTGCTAACTGCTTATCATTTCCACAGAGCCTATTCTCACAATGGGAAGCATTGAGTGCATAACATGGGGCGACAATTGGACTACGGTGACAGCTGATGGCAGCCTTGCTGCTCAATTCGAGCATACCATACTGATAACCCAGAAGGGAGCAGAAATTTTAACAAAGTATTAGATTAGCATCATTAAATTCTCTGATTtgttttttttacttataattgTACTTCTATTCCAAGATGATTTATTATAACTCTCATGCTGCATCCAATGATTCTTTTTCTCAAAGATCCTAATATTGGCCAACCATCTGTATATTATAATATGAGACCTGTGATGCAGTCACCTGAAAAATGTGCATGGTTGCATCTGTCACAATGTGTTGGTTCTTGTACTGTATTGTATGTGGCAAGAACTAATGGAAGTATGATCCTAAATTTGCAGCACCAACCTACCATTGAGTGTATCCCAATTAATTGTTATGGTGGTTGTCGTACCTACCGGCTGTTTGATGAGCCCAGATTTTGTTTGAATGACTAATTTTCTTCTTTGAAAACAATTTATTCCCTAGCATTCTGTAATTGTTAGCTTATTCTTAGCTAGAAGTAGCATGTTTAGGGTGAAGCCCCCTAAAATTTTCAGAAATGTTATTGTTGGTATATAGTTTTTCTTATCATTCAAATCATCCTATTAATCTCATTTTCGTCAAAATTTATTATATGTATGGCTTTTAATCTTTTAAAAGTTCCTAATTCTTATTTCTAACTTAGATTATTCTTTATGGTTCATGTACTGCAGTGCGTTCAGAAACTAGGAGGGTCCGAAGAGCTTCTTAAACCAAATTGATATGTtatcaaattaattatatattttttaattagttatatttagtgttttgatttttatactttaaaaattatgtcgagatttttatatttataacaataaaatatttatttttatctttttaatatgttttgtaatttttaattctataaatttatttattattttatttttattttttaatattttattttcataaaaataaaaatcataatataatttttaaaaagataaaaaattaattataaaaaacaaTTAATTATAAGGAGgaatatgtaattagtcccacGTTCTTGCATGACTTAAGTTAAACTGATCAAATACAATTAGTCCCATATTTAGTATTTTGAtcggtatatttttaaaattatattgaaaattttatatttataaaaataaaatatttattttatcgttttaatatattttttaaattttaaatctataaaattagtttttaattttatataatttttttaaatattttattgtcataaatataaagattttaatgtaatttttaaaatataaaaataatattaaaaatatttaattataaggaGGAAATGTAATTAGTCTTACGTTCTTGCATGACTTAGGTTAAACTGATCAAATGATAACGAAAAAAAGACTCAACAGTCTTCTAAGTGCTCATTTGGAGGCACGCAAGTTCGTTGATCTCAAAGCAACACCGTCTCACCTTGCATTTCGTATCCAACGGTTGAGAGCTTCCGTGATCGCAAATGGCGTCAACCGACGTGGCATGTAAAAGGGCGGGAACCGCGGGGTCGTGAACATACTAGAATGGTGCTGTTAAACATTATCCGTCCGATGTCTGATGCAACCGGTCCATCGGACGCTCCAAAGTACCGACACGATGGCGATCCGCGAGTCGGGAACTCTCACCAATAACATCGGACGACTTGTCTTTTCTATAAAAGACCGCGCCCACGGATCCTAAACTCTGCCTTCGGTCATCCATCTTTCACCTGTTCAGAGGCAAGGCTAAGGAGACCGTCGAAGACATGAGTTCGTCGGgtgcggcagcggcggcgactaCCACGAAGGGAGGTCGGGGCAAGCCAAAGGCCTCGAAGAGCGTCTCCCGCTCTCAGAAGGCCGGACTCCAGTTCCCCGTCGGCCGGATCGCGCGCTTCCTCAAAGCCGGGCGCTATGCTGAGCGCGTTGGTGCCGGCGCCCCCGTCTATCTCTCCGCTGTCCTCGAGTATCTTGCTGCCGAGGCAAGTCGACCCCCTCTTCCCCTTTTGGGATTACTGGATTTAGCCTTTTGATCTAAGCTTGGCGAGGATTATCTTGGGTTTGCAGGTTCTAGAGTTGGCGGGGAACGCGGCCAGGGACAACAAGAAGAACCGGATCATCCCGAGGCACATACAACTGGCGGTGCGGAATGACGAGGAACTGAGCCGGCTCCTGGGCGCCGTAACCATATCCAACGGTGGAGTGGTGCCCAACATCCACCAGGTCCTGCTCCCGAAGAAGCAGACCGGCGGCAAGGGGAAGGGCGATATCGGGTCCGCTTCACAGGAGTTCTAGGGTTTATAGTCCTCGTATATCCCGCTTGTTTTGTCCGGCTTTGTAGTATAATGTTTGCTCGGCTCTGTCTCCAAGAACCCATCAGGCTTTTGGTTAGCTAATGCAAATGTTTCGCCGGCGGATGTTATCTGTTGCcatttattgtttggttttttctAAGATTCAAGATTTGTTCATACGGTCGTTTATAAACATCGAGACTTAACGGGTTAAGATCCGACAAGGGGCGTTATCCGCAACTAAGAAAAGTTCTTTTAACGGACGTCAACTTGTTAGCGTGACAGCTGGAAAACTCTAGACTATTCTTCGCATATAATAAAAAGCAAGTGTTTTTAATAGTTAAAACATGTTATTTGGGATAACGTTTCTTTTATATGGAAAAAATGCTACCGGAAGTGTTGGCATCGCATAAGGCTCAATAAGAGCACGGCGGCATAGGTAGCAGAGGGACTGCGGGAGGAATGGCCGTTCCCATGTTCCTACTTGCGCCTGATCTCAGCGTCTCCAGGCTCTGCTtcggtcctctctctctctctctctctccctccgtcCCTCCCTCCCCTCTTCGGTTACCTTTTTAGCCCGTTTCTGATTCCAAGTCGCTCTAGGAACCATGACGCTTGGGGAGCAGAACACGGTGCGGCAGTCCTTCCGTCTTCTCGACGCGGCCTTCGAAGCCGGCATCAACTTTCTCGACAGCGCCGAGATGTAAGCAATCGCCTCCCTTTATGCCGGACGCTGCGATCCAACCAAAGCCCCTCTTCATGATTAGGGTTTCTGCGTCTGTGCTGACTTCTCTTTCTGGAAGAAGGTATCCGGTGCCGCAGCGCAGAGAGACCCAGGGGAGGAGCGAGGAGTACATTGGTCGTTGGATGCGCGCGCGGAATGTACCACGCGACCGCATTGTTCTTGCCACCAAGGTCCGTTCTTTGTGTCTGTGCTCGTGTCACTGGCATCATTATGCTTtag of the Musa acuminata AAA Group cultivar baxijiao chromosome BXJ3-2, Cavendish_Baxijiao_AAA, whole genome shotgun sequence genome contains:
- the LOC135631455 gene encoding histone H2AX-like, translating into MSSSGAAAAATTTKGGRGKPKASKSVSRSQKAGLQFPVGRIARFLKAGRYAERVGAGAPVYLSAVLEYLAAEVLELAGNAARDNKKNRIIPRHIQLAVRNDEELSRLLGAVTISNGGVVPNIHQVLLPKKQTGGKGKGDIGSASQEF